Sequence from the Candidatus Paracaedibacteraceae bacterium genome:
CTAAAATCTCAGCGGCATCCAACGCCATCCCAACTGTAATGGAAAACGCAGTAATCGTGACGTCTTTTCCTTCACGAATCACATTCGCCTTGCCAATTGGCACAATAAAATCATCTTCTGTTGGGATTTCAAAGGAACGACCATACATCAATTCATTTTCTAAAAACACAACAGGATTCGGATCGCGAATTGCAGACTTTAATAATCCCTTTGCATCAGCTGCAGAATACGGAGATACAACCTTTAAACCCGGACAATGAGCATACCAACTGGCGTAGCATTGAGAATGCTGAGCGCCAACACGTGCCGCCGCACCATTCGGACCACGAAATACAATGGGACATCCCATCTGGCCACCTGACATATATAGTGTCTTAGCCGCAGAGTTAATGATATGGTCAATGGCTTGCATGGAAAAGTTAAAGGTCATGAACTCAACAATTGGTTTCAACCCCAAAAAGGCAGATCCGACGGCAAGTCCAGCAAAACCATGTTCCGTAATTGGTGTATCAACAACCCGTTTGGCGCCAAATTCATCAAGCAATCCTTGGCTAACTTTATAAGCGCCGTTATACTCAGCAACTTCTTCCCCCATCAGGAAGACTTTTTCATCACGGCGCATTTCTTCGGCCATAGCATCACGAAGGGCTTCGCGTACGGTTAAAACTTGTGTCATTTCTTACCCCTCAATCAATACATCTGTATACAGTTCTGATTCTTGTGGCTCAGGCGATGTCTGAGCAAACTCTGCTGAATCATTAAT
This genomic interval carries:
- a CDS encoding pyruvate dehydrogenase complex E1 component subunit beta codes for the protein MTQVLTVREALRDAMAEEMRRDEKVFLMGEEVAEYNGAYKVSQGLLDEFGAKRVVDTPITEHGFAGLAVGSAFLGLKPIVEFMTFNFSMQAIDHIINSAAKTLYMSGGQMGCPIVFRGPNGAAARVGAQHSQCYASWYAHCPGLKVVSPYSAADAKGLLKSAIRDPNPVVFLENELMYGRSFEIPTEDDFIVPIGKANVIREGKDVTITAFSITVGMALDAAEILAAEGIDAEVIDLRTIRPLDKETIVRSVMKTNRLVTVEEGWPFAGVGAEVSMMICEEAFDYLDVQPLRVCAEDVPLPYAVNLEKLALPSIEKIVKAAKAACYR